A genomic window from Osmerus eperlanus chromosome 5, fOsmEpe2.1, whole genome shotgun sequence includes:
- the pias1b gene encoding E3 SUMO-protein ligase PIAS1 isoform X1, translating to MAESAELKQMVMSLRVSELQVLLGYAGRNKHGRKHELLTKALHLLKAGCSPAVQMKIKELYRRRFPTKMVSPVDLALPSVHSTSSLPAGLTQLGFDSHGAPSPLLPVSLLGPKHELGLPHLPSALHPVHPDVKLQRLPFYDMLDELIKPTSLASDSSQRFQETCYAFALTPQQVQQISSSMDISGTKCDFAVQVQLRFCLSETSCPQEDHFPPNLCVKVNGKPCTLPGYLPPTKNGVEPKRPSRPINITSLVRLSTTVPNTIVVSWTSEIGRSFSMAVYLVRQQSSTVLLQRLRAKGIRNPDHSRALIKEKLTADPDSEIATTSLRVSLLCPLGKMRLMIPCRALTCSHLQCFDATLYIQMNEKKPTWVCPVCDKKAPYEHLIIDGLFMDILNSCLDCDEIQFKEDGNWSPMRSKKEVQEVSASYNGVDDSCRTVMPELRNHSSDNSKKVEVIDLTLDSSSDDDLDDEPPPKRMCPSLSPASPPMNKGVLNLHSQASPLTRAPSMPPVETSYIPPPPPLIQDYRHYYHTPSDLPDLNFFSFLQGDNHQHYNMMMAAAAAASASATDDHDLLLNRFLPYSSSQIFLEQPGTPGSSNLAAANGGSNSGSSSSLVSSSSLRDRDRDRDRDRDSHSHSGASRSREDAAAAAAIYGSISDVISLD from the exons ATGGCGGAGAGTGCGGAACTGAAG CAAATGGTGATGAGCCTTCGTGTTTCGGAGCTCCAAGTATTACTGGGGTACGCTGGACGGAATAAGCACGGAAGGAAGCACGAACTCTTAACCAAAGCTCTCCATCTACTGAAGGCTGGCTGCAGCCCTGCAGTGCAAATGAAGATCAAGGAACTCTATCGGCGACGCTTCCCCACCAAAATGGTGTCGCCGGTAGACCTAGCACTGCCAAGTGTTCATTCcacctccagcctgcctgcaggcctgaCTCAGCTGGGCTTCGACAGTCACGgtgccccctcaccccttctaCCTGTCTCCTTACTGGGTCCCAAGCATGAGCTGGGgctgcctcacctgccctctGCCCTGCATCCTGTGCACCCTGACGTCAAGCTCCAGAGACTGCCTTTCTACGACATGTTGGATGAGCTTATCAAGCCCACAAGTCTGG CCTCAGACAGTAGTCAGCGGTTCCAGGAAACGTGTTATGCTTTTGCTTTGACACCACAACAAGTTCAACAAATCAGCAGCTCGAT GGATATTTCGGGGACCAAGTGTGACTTTGCAGTCCAAGTTCAGCTAAG ATTTTGTCTCTCTGAGACGAGCTGTCCCCAAGAGGATCATTTCCCTCCAAatctgtgtgtgaaagtgaaCGGCAAGCCGTGTACTCTTCCA GGGTATCTTCCTCCAACCAAAAACGGAGTTGAACCAAAAAGGCCCAGTCGTCCTATCAACATCACATCCCTGGTCAGATTGTCCACCACAGTCCCCAACACAATTGTGGTGTCATGGACCTCGGAAATCGGCAGG AGCTTTTCCATGGCCGTGTATTtggtgagacagcagtcctccACGGTGTTGTTGCAGAGACTACGGGCCAAAGGCATCAGGAACCCAGACCACTCCAGAGCCCTCA TCAAAGAGAAGTTGACAGCTGACCCTGACAGCGAGATCGCCACCACCAGTCTAAGAGTCTCTCTGCTGTGCCCG cttGGGAAAATGCGTCTGATGATCCCGTGCCGAGCGTTGACGTGTTCCCACCTCCAGTGCTTTGATGCCACGCTCTACATCCAGATGAACGAGAAGAAGCCCACCTGGGTGTGTCCTGTCTGCGACAAGAAGGCCCCTTACGAGCACCTCATCATCGACGG ATTGTTCATGGATATCCTGAACAGCTGTTTGGACTGTGATGAGATCCAGTTCAAGGAGGATGGAAACTGGTCCCCTATGAGATCAAAGAAGGAGGTCCAGGAGGTGTCGGCCTCATACAATGGTGTGGACG ATTCCTGTCGAACTGTGATGCCGGAACTAAGGAACCACTCGAGCGACAACAGCAAGAAGGTGGAAGTGATCGACCTGACACTGGACAGCTCCTCAGATGACGACTTGGATGACGAGCCTCCACCAAAAAGGATGTGTCCCTCGTTGTCTCCTGCCTCTCCACCGATGAACAAGGG GGTGCTGAATCTACACAGCCAGGCGTCACCGTTAACCAGGGCTCCCAGCATGCCTCCTGTGGAGACAAGCTACattccccctcctccgccccttaTCCAGGACTACCgccactactaccacacacccAGTGACCTGCCAG atttaaatttcttctccttcctccaggGTGACAATCATCAG CATTACAACATGATGATGGCTGCGGCGGCGGCCGCCTCCGCCTCGGCCACAGACGACCACGACCTGCTGCTCAACCGCTTCCTGCCCTACAGCTCCTCCCAGATATTCCTGGAGCAGCCGGGCACGCCGGGCAGCAGCAACCTAGCAGCCGCCAACGGAGGCAGCAAcagcggcagcagcagcagcctggtgtCCTCCAGCAGCCTGCgtgacagagacagggacagggaccgGGACAGGGACAGCCACTCTCACTCGGGTGCTTCCAGGTCCAGGGAGGATGCCGCAGCGGCGGCGGCCATTTACGGTTCCATCTCGGACGTCATCTCGCTCGACTGA
- the pias1b gene encoding E3 SUMO-protein ligase PIAS1 isoform X2, with product MAESAELKQMVMSLRVSELQVLLGYAGRNKHGRKHELLTKALHLLKAGCSPAVQMKIKELYRRRFPTKMVSPVDLALPSVHSTSSLPAGLTQLGFDSHGAPSPLLPVSLLGPKHELGLPHLPSALHPVHPDVKLQRLPFYDMLDELIKPTSLASDSSQRFQETCYAFALTPQQVQQISSSMDISGTKCDFAVQVQLRFCLSETSCPQEDHFPPNLCVKVNGKPCTLPGYLPPTKNGVEPKRPSRPINITSLVRLSTTVPNTIVVSWTSEIGRSFSMAVYLVRQQSSTVLLQRLRAKGIRNPDHSRALIKEKLTADPDSEIATTSLRVSLLCPLGKMRLMIPCRALTCSHLQCFDATLYIQMNEKKPTWVCPVCDKKAPYEHLIIDGLFMDILNSCLDCDEIQFKEDGNWSPMRSKKEVQEVSASYNDSCRTVMPELRNHSSDNSKKVEVIDLTLDSSSDDDLDDEPPPKRMCPSLSPASPPMNKGVLNLHSQASPLTRAPSMPPVETSYIPPPPPLIQDYRHYYHTPSDLPDLNFFSFLQGDNHQHYNMMMAAAAAASASATDDHDLLLNRFLPYSSSQIFLEQPGTPGSSNLAAANGGSNSGSSSSLVSSSSLRDRDRDRDRDRDSHSHSGASRSREDAAAAAAIYGSISDVISLD from the exons ATGGCGGAGAGTGCGGAACTGAAG CAAATGGTGATGAGCCTTCGTGTTTCGGAGCTCCAAGTATTACTGGGGTACGCTGGACGGAATAAGCACGGAAGGAAGCACGAACTCTTAACCAAAGCTCTCCATCTACTGAAGGCTGGCTGCAGCCCTGCAGTGCAAATGAAGATCAAGGAACTCTATCGGCGACGCTTCCCCACCAAAATGGTGTCGCCGGTAGACCTAGCACTGCCAAGTGTTCATTCcacctccagcctgcctgcaggcctgaCTCAGCTGGGCTTCGACAGTCACGgtgccccctcaccccttctaCCTGTCTCCTTACTGGGTCCCAAGCATGAGCTGGGgctgcctcacctgccctctGCCCTGCATCCTGTGCACCCTGACGTCAAGCTCCAGAGACTGCCTTTCTACGACATGTTGGATGAGCTTATCAAGCCCACAAGTCTGG CCTCAGACAGTAGTCAGCGGTTCCAGGAAACGTGTTATGCTTTTGCTTTGACACCACAACAAGTTCAACAAATCAGCAGCTCGAT GGATATTTCGGGGACCAAGTGTGACTTTGCAGTCCAAGTTCAGCTAAG ATTTTGTCTCTCTGAGACGAGCTGTCCCCAAGAGGATCATTTCCCTCCAAatctgtgtgtgaaagtgaaCGGCAAGCCGTGTACTCTTCCA GGGTATCTTCCTCCAACCAAAAACGGAGTTGAACCAAAAAGGCCCAGTCGTCCTATCAACATCACATCCCTGGTCAGATTGTCCACCACAGTCCCCAACACAATTGTGGTGTCATGGACCTCGGAAATCGGCAGG AGCTTTTCCATGGCCGTGTATTtggtgagacagcagtcctccACGGTGTTGTTGCAGAGACTACGGGCCAAAGGCATCAGGAACCCAGACCACTCCAGAGCCCTCA TCAAAGAGAAGTTGACAGCTGACCCTGACAGCGAGATCGCCACCACCAGTCTAAGAGTCTCTCTGCTGTGCCCG cttGGGAAAATGCGTCTGATGATCCCGTGCCGAGCGTTGACGTGTTCCCACCTCCAGTGCTTTGATGCCACGCTCTACATCCAGATGAACGAGAAGAAGCCCACCTGGGTGTGTCCTGTCTGCGACAAGAAGGCCCCTTACGAGCACCTCATCATCGACGG ATTGTTCATGGATATCCTGAACAGCTGTTTGGACTGTGATGAGATCCAGTTCAAGGAGGATGGAAACTGGTCCCCTATGAGATCAAAGAAGGAGGTCCAGGAGGTGTCGGCCTCATACAATG ATTCCTGTCGAACTGTGATGCCGGAACTAAGGAACCACTCGAGCGACAACAGCAAGAAGGTGGAAGTGATCGACCTGACACTGGACAGCTCCTCAGATGACGACTTGGATGACGAGCCTCCACCAAAAAGGATGTGTCCCTCGTTGTCTCCTGCCTCTCCACCGATGAACAAGGG GGTGCTGAATCTACACAGCCAGGCGTCACCGTTAACCAGGGCTCCCAGCATGCCTCCTGTGGAGACAAGCTACattccccctcctccgccccttaTCCAGGACTACCgccactactaccacacacccAGTGACCTGCCAG atttaaatttcttctccttcctccaggGTGACAATCATCAG CATTACAACATGATGATGGCTGCGGCGGCGGCCGCCTCCGCCTCGGCCACAGACGACCACGACCTGCTGCTCAACCGCTTCCTGCCCTACAGCTCCTCCCAGATATTCCTGGAGCAGCCGGGCACGCCGGGCAGCAGCAACCTAGCAGCCGCCAACGGAGGCAGCAAcagcggcagcagcagcagcctggtgtCCTCCAGCAGCCTGCgtgacagagacagggacagggaccgGGACAGGGACAGCCACTCTCACTCGGGTGCTTCCAGGTCCAGGGAGGATGCCGCAGCGGCGGCGGCCATTTACGGTTCCATCTCGGACGTCATCTCGCTCGACTGA
- the pias1b gene encoding E3 SUMO-protein ligase PIAS1 isoform X3 — translation MVMSLRVSELQVLLGYAGRNKHGRKHELLTKALHLLKAGCSPAVQMKIKELYRRRFPTKMVSPVDLALPSVHSTSSLPAGLTQLGFDSHGAPSPLLPVSLLGPKHELGLPHLPSALHPVHPDVKLQRLPFYDMLDELIKPTSLASDSSQRFQETCYAFALTPQQVQQISSSMDISGTKCDFAVQVQLRFCLSETSCPQEDHFPPNLCVKVNGKPCTLPGYLPPTKNGVEPKRPSRPINITSLVRLSTTVPNTIVVSWTSEIGRSFSMAVYLVRQQSSTVLLQRLRAKGIRNPDHSRALIKEKLTADPDSEIATTSLRVSLLCPLGKMRLMIPCRALTCSHLQCFDATLYIQMNEKKPTWVCPVCDKKAPYEHLIIDGLFMDILNSCLDCDEIQFKEDGNWSPMRSKKEVQEVSASYNGVDDSCRTVMPELRNHSSDNSKKVEVIDLTLDSSSDDDLDDEPPPKRMCPSLSPASPPMNKGVLNLHSQASPLTRAPSMPPVETSYIPPPPPLIQDYRHYYHTPSDLPDLNFFSFLQGDNHQHYNMMMAAAAAASASATDDHDLLLNRFLPYSSSQIFLEQPGTPGSSNLAAANGGSNSGSSSSLVSSSSLRDRDRDRDRDRDSHSHSGASRSREDAAAAAAIYGSISDVISLD, via the exons ATGGTGATGAGCCTTCGTGTTTCGGAGCTCCAAGTATTACTGGGGTACGCTGGACGGAATAAGCACGGAAGGAAGCACGAACTCTTAACCAAAGCTCTCCATCTACTGAAGGCTGGCTGCAGCCCTGCAGTGCAAATGAAGATCAAGGAACTCTATCGGCGACGCTTCCCCACCAAAATGGTGTCGCCGGTAGACCTAGCACTGCCAAGTGTTCATTCcacctccagcctgcctgcaggcctgaCTCAGCTGGGCTTCGACAGTCACGgtgccccctcaccccttctaCCTGTCTCCTTACTGGGTCCCAAGCATGAGCTGGGgctgcctcacctgccctctGCCCTGCATCCTGTGCACCCTGACGTCAAGCTCCAGAGACTGCCTTTCTACGACATGTTGGATGAGCTTATCAAGCCCACAAGTCTGG CCTCAGACAGTAGTCAGCGGTTCCAGGAAACGTGTTATGCTTTTGCTTTGACACCACAACAAGTTCAACAAATCAGCAGCTCGAT GGATATTTCGGGGACCAAGTGTGACTTTGCAGTCCAAGTTCAGCTAAG ATTTTGTCTCTCTGAGACGAGCTGTCCCCAAGAGGATCATTTCCCTCCAAatctgtgtgtgaaagtgaaCGGCAAGCCGTGTACTCTTCCA GGGTATCTTCCTCCAACCAAAAACGGAGTTGAACCAAAAAGGCCCAGTCGTCCTATCAACATCACATCCCTGGTCAGATTGTCCACCACAGTCCCCAACACAATTGTGGTGTCATGGACCTCGGAAATCGGCAGG AGCTTTTCCATGGCCGTGTATTtggtgagacagcagtcctccACGGTGTTGTTGCAGAGACTACGGGCCAAAGGCATCAGGAACCCAGACCACTCCAGAGCCCTCA TCAAAGAGAAGTTGACAGCTGACCCTGACAGCGAGATCGCCACCACCAGTCTAAGAGTCTCTCTGCTGTGCCCG cttGGGAAAATGCGTCTGATGATCCCGTGCCGAGCGTTGACGTGTTCCCACCTCCAGTGCTTTGATGCCACGCTCTACATCCAGATGAACGAGAAGAAGCCCACCTGGGTGTGTCCTGTCTGCGACAAGAAGGCCCCTTACGAGCACCTCATCATCGACGG ATTGTTCATGGATATCCTGAACAGCTGTTTGGACTGTGATGAGATCCAGTTCAAGGAGGATGGAAACTGGTCCCCTATGAGATCAAAGAAGGAGGTCCAGGAGGTGTCGGCCTCATACAATGGTGTGGACG ATTCCTGTCGAACTGTGATGCCGGAACTAAGGAACCACTCGAGCGACAACAGCAAGAAGGTGGAAGTGATCGACCTGACACTGGACAGCTCCTCAGATGACGACTTGGATGACGAGCCTCCACCAAAAAGGATGTGTCCCTCGTTGTCTCCTGCCTCTCCACCGATGAACAAGGG GGTGCTGAATCTACACAGCCAGGCGTCACCGTTAACCAGGGCTCCCAGCATGCCTCCTGTGGAGACAAGCTACattccccctcctccgccccttaTCCAGGACTACCgccactactaccacacacccAGTGACCTGCCAG atttaaatttcttctccttcctccaggGTGACAATCATCAG CATTACAACATGATGATGGCTGCGGCGGCGGCCGCCTCCGCCTCGGCCACAGACGACCACGACCTGCTGCTCAACCGCTTCCTGCCCTACAGCTCCTCCCAGATATTCCTGGAGCAGCCGGGCACGCCGGGCAGCAGCAACCTAGCAGCCGCCAACGGAGGCAGCAAcagcggcagcagcagcagcctggtgtCCTCCAGCAGCCTGCgtgacagagacagggacagggaccgGGACAGGGACAGCCACTCTCACTCGGGTGCTTCCAGGTCCAGGGAGGATGCCGCAGCGGCGGCGGCCATTTACGGTTCCATCTCGGACGTCATCTCGCTCGACTGA
- the morf4l1 gene encoding mortality factor 4-like protein 1 → MAPKQDPKPKFQEGERVLCFHGPLLYEAKCVRTNIKEKQIKYFIHYSGWNKNWDEWVPESRVLKYVDSNLQKQKELQKANQDHYVEGRMRGVAPSKKIPPPPPPKGIDVKAKKNKQKTPGAGEGTSAGGDLPYPPRKKRARVDPTVESDETFINRVEVKVKIPEELKPWLVDDWDLITRQKQLYHLPAKKTVEAVLEDYASYKKSRGNSDNKEYAVNEVVAGVREYFNVMLGTQLLYKFERPQYADILANYPDSSVSQIYGAPHLLRLFVRIGAMLAYTPLDEKSLALLLSYLQDFLKYLVKNSTTLFSSTDYEVAPPEYHRKAV, encoded by the exons ATGGCGCCAAAACAGGACCCTAAACCTAAATTTCAAGAAG GTGAACGGGTGCTGTGTTTTCATGGGCCATTACTTTACGAAGCAAAG TGTGTTAGGACAAACATCAAGGAGAAGCAAATCAAGTACTTTATTCATTACAGTGGATGGAATAAGAA ctGGGATGAATGGGTTCCTGAAAGCAGAGTACTGAAGTATGTGGACAGCAACCTGCAGAAACAGAAGGAGCTTCAGAAGGCTAATCA AGACCATTATgtagagggaaggatgaggggagTAGCACCAAGCAAGaagattcctcctcctcctccgccaaaAGGCATTGATGT GAAAGCAAAAAAGAACAAACAGAAGA CcccaggggcaggagaggggaccaGTGCAGGTGGTGATTTACCTTATCCCCCCCGAAAGAAGAGGGCACGCGTTGACCCAACTGTGGAAAGT GATGAGACCTTTATAAACCGAGTGGAGGTAAAAGTAAAGATCCCAGAGGAGTTAAAACCATGGCTGGTAGATGACTGGGACCTGATCACCAGGCAGAAACAG CTTTATCACCTGCCAGCCAAGAAGACTGTGGAGGCTGTCCTAGAAGATTATGCAAGCTACAAAAAATCAAGAGGAAACTCTGACAACAA GGAATATGCTGTGAACGAGGTGGTTGCCGGTGTCCGCGAGTACTTTAATGTCATGCTGGGAACACAACTTCTCTACAAGTTTGAAAGGCCGCAGTACGCAGATATCCTGGCCAACTATCCTGACTCCTCCGTGTCTCAGATCTACGGGGCGCCACACCTGCTCCGGCTCTTCg TGAGGATTGGAGCAATGCTGGCCTACACTCCCCTGGATGAGAAGAGCTTGGCATTGCTGCTCAGCTACCTACAAGACTTCCTCAA GTACCTTGTGAAGAATTCCACCACTCTCTTCAGCTCGACTGACTATGAAGTAGCACCACCCGAGTATCACCGCAAAGCTGTTTGA